From Methylopila sp. M107, a single genomic window includes:
- a CDS encoding very short patch repair endonuclease: MGDVVDAATRSRIMASIRGKDTRPEFLIRRGLHALGFRYRLHARNLPGRPDLVFARRRAVVFVNGCFWHGHHCHLFRLPGTRREFWAQKIARNAERDGEAAQRLREQAWRVMSVWECAIRGRTAIGLEATVATVAAWLDGDEPIGNIEGRNGDG; this comes from the coding sequence TTGGGTGACGTCGTCGATGCGGCCACCCGCAGCCGGATCATGGCGAGCATCCGCGGCAAGGACACGCGCCCTGAATTCTTGATCCGCCGGGGGCTGCATGCCCTTGGCTTCCGCTACCGGCTCCATGCCCGGAACCTTCCCGGCCGGCCCGATCTGGTTTTCGCGCGGCGACGGGCGGTGGTCTTCGTCAACGGCTGCTTCTGGCACGGCCACCACTGTCACCTGTTCCGTCTGCCCGGGACGAGACGGGAGTTCTGGGCGCAGAAGATCGCGCGGAACGCCGAACGCGATGGTGAAGCCGCGCAACGTCTTCGTGAGCAGGCCTGGCGGGTCATGTCGGTCTGGGAGTGCGCCATCCGCGGGCGCACCGCGATCGGGTTGGAGGCGACCGTCGCTACGGTCGCGGCATGGCTCGACGGAGACGAGCCGATCGGGAACATCGAGGGTCGGAATGGCGACGGCTGA